One genomic segment of Microbacterium sp. ProA8 includes these proteins:
- a CDS encoding cation:proton antiporter: MDDLEPTLLVIPILAVLAPLLARGIGRWMRVPVVVFELVLGILVGPAVLGWAVPSEFVDTLSEFGLAMLFFVAGTEIEFGSFRGRLGRRASLGWLISLAAGIAAGFVLASGEAAIVIGVALCSTALGTLLPILRDAGELPTPFGKAVAAIGAVGEFGPLIAISIFLGGREPGLSTVVLALFAGFAALAIWLAFRVPRGAMHAFVSSTLHTSGQFAIRVVFVILAALVALSIVLDLDLLLGAFTAGIIWRLLMRDASEPDREAVESKIEGVAFGFLVPIFFIYTGVTFDLAALLEEPATFLLVPVVLVALLLVRGLPSTLAAPEGSSRRDRLSIALLGATGLPIIVAVTQIGVDENILTTSHQTVLVAGGMLSVLLFPLIGMALRGERVKATPALEDDMA, encoded by the coding sequence GTGGACGACCTCGAACCGACGCTGCTGGTGATCCCGATCCTGGCGGTGCTGGCGCCGCTGCTGGCGCGGGGGATCGGCCGGTGGATGCGGGTGCCCGTGGTGGTGTTCGAGCTCGTGCTCGGCATCCTGGTGGGTCCTGCCGTGCTCGGCTGGGCGGTGCCGAGCGAATTCGTCGACACACTGTCGGAGTTCGGGCTGGCGATGCTCTTCTTCGTCGCGGGCACCGAGATCGAGTTCGGCTCGTTCCGGGGCCGCCTCGGGCGCCGGGCGTCCCTCGGGTGGCTCATCAGCCTCGCCGCGGGGATCGCGGCGGGCTTCGTGCTCGCGTCGGGGGAGGCGGCGATCGTGATCGGCGTCGCGCTGTGCTCGACGGCGCTTGGAACCCTCCTCCCGATCCTCCGGGACGCCGGCGAACTGCCCACGCCGTTCGGCAAGGCCGTCGCCGCCATCGGCGCCGTCGGCGAGTTCGGCCCGCTCATCGCGATCTCGATCTTCCTCGGCGGCCGCGAGCCCGGCCTGTCGACCGTGGTGCTCGCCCTCTTCGCCGGATTCGCGGCGCTCGCCATCTGGCTCGCGTTCCGGGTCCCGCGCGGCGCGATGCACGCGTTCGTGAGCTCCACGCTGCACACCTCGGGGCAGTTCGCGATCCGGGTGGTCTTCGTCATCCTCGCGGCGCTCGTCGCACTCAGCATCGTCCTCGACCTCGACCTGCTGCTCGGCGCCTTCACCGCCGGCATCATCTGGCGCCTCCTCATGCGCGACGCGTCCGAGCCCGACCGCGAAGCGGTGGAGAGCAAGATCGAGGGCGTCGCGTTCGGGTTCCTGGTGCCCATCTTCTTCATCTACACCGGCGTGACCTTCGACCTCGCGGCGCTCCTCGAGGAGCCCGCCACGTTCCTGCTGGTGCCGGTGGTGCTCGTGGCGCTGCTGCTGGTGCGCGGTCTGCCGTCGACCCTCGCCGCGCCCGAGGGATCGTCGCGACGCGATCGGCTCTCCATCGCGCTGCTGGGTGCCACCGGGCTCCCGATCATCGTCGCGGTCACGCAGATCGGCGTCGACGAGAACATCCTGACGACCTCGCACCAGACCGTGCTCGTCGCCGGCGGCATGCTGTCGGTCCTGCTGTTCCCCCTCATCGGCATGGCTCTCCGCGGCGAGCGGGTGAAGGCCACGCCGGCGCTCGAGGACGACATGGCGTGA